GGGTGATTCAAACAACTTTTTAAAGTCAGCTTTTCATAGAAAAATGTGGGGGAAATTCTTTTGGCGTTTGTTTTTTACCCCCACCTTGTTATCCCGGATCCTGAATAATTGCAGTTTAAAAAAAGAGAAAAAAATATGTTAAAACCCTTTGCATATTTTATCTAAGCGAGTACTTTTGTTGCTCAGTTAGGCAAGGCTTTTTCATGCTGGATTATTTAATTACATCCAAGACCAGACTCAGACTTTTGATCAAGTTTTTTAGCAATCCTAAAAATCAGGGACACCTGCGTGGATTGGCGGAAGAATTTGGTGAGTCAACCAATTCCATCAGGAAAGAGCTGAATCACCTGTCAGAGGCAGGTTTGTTGTTGAAGATAGCCGATAACAACAAGATAGATTATAAAGCCAATACAGAACATCCGTTATTTTCAAATTTGCATGACCTGATCCAAAAATATTTGGGTTTTGACAAGCTATTAGCTACAGTATTGGAGAGAATGGGGGATGTGAATGAGGTGGCTTTGGTAGGGGATTATGCCAGAGGGCTCCATACCGGAAGACTCAAGGTTCAGATAGCCGGAGAGGAAGTGAATGGGGAATATTTGGAGAGGCTTTCTGAGCGTATCAAAGAATTGATTGACAATGAGGTGGAGTTTCAGGTGACCGATCAGATCACCCATCCTGAAGCCTTGTTTTTGTACCAAAAATCCTGCTGATTCCGTCAGTAGGAAA
This Cecembia calidifontis DNA region includes the following protein-coding sequences:
- a CDS encoding ArsR family transcriptional regulator, translating into MLDYLITSKTRLRLLIKFFSNPKNQGHLRGLAEEFGESTNSIRKELNHLSEAGLLLKIADNNKIDYKANTEHPLFSNLHDLIQKYLGFDKLLATVLERMGDVNEVALVGDYARGLHTGRLKVQIAGEEVNGEYLERLSERIKELIDNEVEFQVTDQITHPEALFLYQKSC